The Erythrobacter sp. F6033 genome window below encodes:
- a CDS encoding polysaccharide biosynthesis/export family protein gives MNLTRMHLLIAAAALMLGGCASVDRTFGVAPDIEVADLTELPAPTAQQIYRLGPQEVVDIAVVGAETLSGTFLTDAQGNIEYPLLGLVPVAGMSPTEASRMIADGLRGDYLRNPQVRVIPKDLPSSSISIGGEVVRPGNYAALGNVTLLRAVNQAGGLDEYAKHDDVLIMRTVEGQNYIGVYNIAAIQRGNYADPKLYADDVVMVGDSPNRRRIDRIIAITAPVISSTAVILNQLIR, from the coding sequence ATGAATTTGACAAGAATGCACCTACTGATTGCTGCAGCGGCTCTTATGCTAGGCGGCTGCGCCAGCGTGGATCGCACCTTTGGCGTCGCGCCAGATATTGAGGTGGCGGACCTTACAGAACTGCCTGCACCAACCGCACAGCAAATCTATCGACTAGGCCCTCAAGAAGTGGTCGATATTGCCGTAGTGGGCGCTGAGACATTGAGCGGGACATTCCTCACTGATGCTCAAGGCAACATCGAGTATCCTTTGTTGGGCTTGGTTCCAGTTGCCGGAATGTCACCGACCGAAGCGTCACGTATGATCGCAGACGGTTTGCGCGGTGATTATTTGCGCAACCCGCAAGTCCGGGTAATCCCGAAAGACCTCCCGTCATCTTCGATTTCGATAGGTGGAGAAGTTGTTAGACCCGGCAACTATGCCGCGCTGGGCAATGTCACTCTGCTTCGCGCGGTCAATCAGGCTGGCGGTTTAGACGAATATGCGAAACATGATGACGTCCTGATCATGCGAACAGTCGAAGGCCAGAACTATATCGGCGTATACAATATCGCCGCAATTCAACGCGGAAATTACGCTGACCCCAAACTGTATGCTGATGACGTGGTGATGGTCGGCGATTCTCCCAATCGGCGAAGGATTGACCGAATCATCGCGATTACCGCGCCTGTCATTTCATCGACAGCCGTCATCCTCAATCAGCTCATCCGGTAA
- a CDS encoding UDP-glucuronic acid decarboxylase family protein codes for MARIYESRKRILVTGGAGFLGSHLIDRLIAQGHEVLCVDNLFTGTKRNIDHLHDEPRFEFMRHDVTQPLVVEVDEIYNLACPASPIHYQHDPVQTTKTSVHGAINMLGLAKRLKCKIFQASTSEVYGDPHIHPQTEDYWGNVNPIGERSCYDEGKRCAETLFFDYHRQHDLQIKVARIFNTYGPRMHHADGRVVSNFIVQALQGEDITIYGDGSQTRSFCFADDLVEGFLRLMDTDPSVTGPINLGNPGEFTIKELAEKVIDMTNSKSKLTFLDLPSDDPKQRRPDIAKAKEILDWEPQIQLEEGLAKTIAYFEKRLPEIMGR; via the coding sequence TTGGCTCGAATTTATGAAAGCCGGAAACGAATTCTGGTAACCGGCGGCGCGGGCTTTCTGGGCTCGCATTTGATTGACCGTTTGATCGCGCAAGGACACGAAGTCCTCTGCGTCGATAACCTTTTCACCGGGACAAAGCGCAATATCGATCATCTGCATGATGAGCCGCGCTTTGAATTCATGCGCCACGATGTGACGCAGCCATTGGTCGTCGAAGTGGATGAGATCTACAATCTCGCCTGTCCGGCATCGCCGATCCATTATCAGCACGATCCGGTTCAGACGACCAAGACAAGCGTCCACGGCGCGATCAACATGCTTGGTCTGGCCAAGCGTCTGAAGTGCAAGATCTTCCAGGCATCGACCAGCGAAGTCTATGGCGATCCGCATATCCACCCTCAGACCGAGGATTACTGGGGCAACGTCAATCCGATTGGCGAGCGTTCTTGCTATGACGAAGGCAAACGCTGCGCGGAGACACTGTTCTTTGACTATCACCGCCAGCACGATCTGCAGATCAAGGTTGCACGTATCTTCAACACCTATGGCCCGCGCATGCATCATGCCGATGGGCGCGTGGTTTCGAACTTTATCGTTCAGGCGCTGCAGGGCGAAGATATCACGATCTACGGCGATGGTTCGCAAACCCGTTCGTTCTGTTTCGCAGACGATCTGGTTGAAGGCTTCCTGCGCCTGATGGACACCGATCCGAGCGTTACCGGCCCGATCAATCTGGGCAATCCCGGCGAATTCACGATCAAGGAACTGGCCGAGAAAGTCATCGACATGACGAACTCGAAATCCAAGCTCACCTTCCTTGATCTGCCATCAGATGACCCGAAACAGCGGCGGCCTGATATTGCCAAGGCCAAGGAAATCCTCGATTGGGAGCCGCAAATCCAGCTTGAAGAAGGGCTCGCCAAGACGATTGCCTATTTTGAAAAGCGACTACCGGAAATCATGGGCCGCTAA
- the gmd gene encoding GDP-mannose 4,6-dehydratase, whose product MTKTALITGITGQDGSYLAEFLLEKGYEVHGIKRRASLFNTQRIDHIYQDPHEQGRRMKLHYGDLTDTSNLTRIIKEVEPDEVYNLAAQSHVAVSFEAPEYTADVDGIGTLRMLEAIRFLGLEKKTKFYQASTSELYGLVQETPQKETTPFYPRSPYAVAKLYSYWITVNYREAYGMYACNGILFNHESPRRGETFVTRKITRGLANIAQGLEPCLHMGNIDALRDWGHAKDYVRMQWMMLQQDVADDFVIATGKQYTVREFITWSANELGISLEFSGEGVDEIATVAAIEGDKAPALKVGDVIVRIDPRYFRPAEVETLLGDPTKAREKLGWEPEITAREMCEEMVASDLKEAQRHALLAKHGFELPVSIEN is encoded by the coding sequence ATGACGAAAACCGCACTCATCACCGGCATCACCGGTCAGGATGGCTCTTATCTGGCAGAATTCCTGCTCGAAAAGGGATATGAAGTGCACGGTATCAAGCGCCGTGCGTCGCTGTTCAACACGCAGCGCATCGATCACATTTATCAGGACCCGCATGAGCAGGGCCGCCGGATGAAATTGCACTACGGCGATCTGACCGACACATCGAACCTGACCCGGATTATCAAAGAGGTCGAGCCGGACGAGGTCTATAACCTCGCCGCGCAGAGCCATGTTGCGGTAAGTTTCGAGGCTCCCGAGTACACCGCGGATGTCGATGGTATCGGCACATTGCGGATGCTGGAGGCGATCCGGTTCCTAGGGCTTGAGAAAAAGACCAAGTTCTATCAGGCGTCCACGTCCGAATTGTACGGTTTGGTGCAGGAAACCCCGCAGAAAGAAACAACGCCGTTCTATCCGCGCTCGCCCTATGCTGTGGCAAAGCTGTACTCCTACTGGATCACAGTGAATTACCGCGAAGCGTACGGCATGTATGCCTGCAACGGCATCCTCTTCAATCATGAAAGCCCGCGCCGTGGCGAAACCTTTGTGACGCGGAAAATCACGCGCGGCCTCGCAAATATCGCACAGGGCCTCGAACCATGCCTGCATATGGGCAACATCGATGCGCTGCGCGACTGGGGCCACGCGAAAGACTATGTCCGCATGCAGTGGATGATGCTGCAGCAGGACGTGGCCGATGACTTCGTTATCGCGACGGGCAAGCAATATACGGTGCGAGAATTCATCACTTGGTCGGCCAATGAACTTGGCATTTCGCTCGAATTTAGCGGCGAAGGTGTCGATGAGATTGCCACTGTCGCAGCGATTGAGGGTGACAAAGCGCCTGCTTTGAAAGTCGGCGATGTGATTGTTCGGATTGACCCGCGCTATTTCCGTCCTGCTGAAGTCGAGACGTTGCTGGGAGACCCTACCAAAGCCCGCGAAAAGCTTGGCTGGGAGCCTGAAATCACTGCGCGTGAAATGTGCGAAGAGATGGTCGCGTCGGACCTCAAGGAAGCCCAGCGTCACGCTTTGCTGGCCAAGCATGGGTTCGAACTTCCTGTAAGCATCGAGAACTGA
- a CDS encoding glycosyltransferase family 2 protein, translated as MKISVVTAVYNRAGTLRAAIDSVQAQTYPNIEHVIQDGGSSDGTLDVAREAATSSTVIVSERDDGIYDAINRGISNATGDAIGLMHSDDFFAGPHVIDKIAAALADPAIDGVYGDLQYVAADAPERVIRHWKSGEYSAAKLRQGWMPPHPTLYLRREVFDRLGLYDTGLQIAADYDAMLRYLVKGGVKLAYIPEVLVKMRVGGESNRSLERIVQKSREDLTAIRRNGVGGVGVLIQKNLRKVGQFFVKDTSGQ; from the coding sequence ATGAAAATATCCGTCGTCACCGCAGTCTACAACCGCGCGGGCACGCTCCGCGCGGCCATCGATAGCGTGCAGGCGCAAACCTACCCGAATATCGAGCATGTCATTCAGGACGGCGGATCGAGCGATGGGACGTTGGATGTGGCTCGAGAAGCTGCGACCAGCTCCACCGTTATCGTTTCGGAGCGGGATGACGGAATCTACGACGCGATCAATCGCGGCATTTCCAATGCCACGGGCGATGCGATCGGATTGATGCATTCCGACGACTTTTTTGCGGGTCCGCATGTGATCGACAAAATCGCCGCCGCGCTCGCTGATCCCGCAATCGACGGGGTTTACGGCGATTTGCAATATGTCGCTGCAGATGCCCCCGAGCGGGTGATCCGCCATTGGAAATCAGGCGAATACAGCGCGGCAAAATTGCGCCAAGGCTGGATGCCACCGCATCCCACGCTCTATCTGCGACGCGAAGTGTTTGACCGTCTGGGTCTATATGATACCGGCCTGCAGATTGCTGCGGATTACGACGCGATGCTGCGCTATTTGGTGAAAGGCGGGGTCAAGCTCGCTTATATCCCCGAAGTGCTCGTCAAAATGCGGGTTGGTGGGGAAAGCAATCGATCGCTGGAGCGCATCGTGCAAAAAAGCCGCGAAGATCTGACAGCCATTCGGAGAAATGGCGTCGGAGGAGTGGGTGTGCTGATCCAGAAAAACCTGCGTAAAGTGGGACAGTTCTTTGTGAAGGATACATCGGGACAATGA
- a CDS encoding glycosyltransferase family 2 protein, whose product MMQRSKTTLPVTVAVPVKNEEANLARCLERLDRFAEIVVIDSGSTDRTCEIAAEYGARVVDFRWDGKYPKKRNWFLMNEPPKQDWVLFLDADEFLDDAFCDEVDAAIAKDDKDAYWLAYDNYFLDRPLKHGIAQRKLALFRVGKAMYEKIDEDGWSQLDMEIHEHPIVEGEVGEISAPIDHRDYKGLGHFIQKHRDYAQWEARRFVKMQNDTAVWERMTGRQKLKYRNLTKWWFPYFYFLTTYIAKLGILDGSQGFHYAAYKAWYFKTIRLMIQEQAAAADRT is encoded by the coding sequence ATGATGCAGCGCAGCAAAACCACTCTCCCTGTAACCGTTGCGGTTCCAGTGAAGAACGAAGAGGCCAATCTGGCTCGCTGTCTTGAGCGGCTGGACCGCTTTGCTGAAATCGTTGTGATCGATAGTGGATCGACCGACCGGACATGCGAGATCGCAGCCGAATATGGCGCGCGCGTGGTCGATTTCCGCTGGGACGGCAAATACCCGAAGAAGCGCAATTGGTTCCTGATGAACGAACCGCCCAAGCAGGATTGGGTGCTTTTTCTGGATGCTGATGAGTTTCTCGACGATGCGTTTTGCGATGAAGTCGATGCGGCAATCGCCAAGGATGACAAAGACGCCTATTGGCTCGCATATGACAATTACTTCCTTGATCGCCCGTTGAAGCACGGAATTGCTCAGCGTAAGCTCGCGCTGTTTCGCGTTGGCAAGGCGATGTATGAAAAGATCGACGAGGATGGCTGGAGCCAGCTCGACATGGAAATCCACGAGCACCCGATTGTCGAGGGTGAGGTCGGAGAGATTTCCGCACCAATCGATCACCGCGATTATAAGGGCCTCGGCCACTTCATTCAGAAACACCGTGACTATGCCCAGTGGGAAGCGCGCCGCTTTGTCAAAATGCAGAATGACACGGCCGTTTGGGAACGGATGACTGGGCGTCAAAAGCTCAAATATCGCAACCTCACAAAGTGGTGGTTTCCGTATTTCTATTTCCTCACAACTTACATTGCGAAACTCGGCATTCTCGACGGATCGCAAGGCTTCCACTATGCGGCCTATAAGGCATGGTATTTCAAAACCATTCGATTGATGATTCAGGAACAGGCCGCTGCGGCGGACCGGACCTGA
- a CDS encoding polysaccharide biosynthesis tyrosine autokinase: protein MSDNQISDAGASQNAGYVEQASDRFHLDLERYWVEARAVKFWIAGIIALAVLAGVVATMLSTELFRASARIEIQQEVDNTTGVDPLDRRSRGSELTYLNTQYELLESRFMATRVIEAGNLSRDEEFLDAFNLQNAQEISDRRLTGLLISNVSISPIIQSNLVDIRFSSSSPAVSAKLSNLWAQEFIAANYEKRFGANIEAREYLNTQISELREKLADSEAELIQYANANEILILESTGGEAGSESASQTLIANDLEALNTALAAAVSNRIEARAASLSNDFPNDDPRAELRSDLIKAESELAQLEQNFGPRYPELIEKKTQVESLRSAISRETSSVLRTAEVRERDLRARFEAAKSRFLNQQGQSINYGILKREVDTNRELYDALLQRFKGLEASGAGQNNITLIDSASPPSAPYAPSLASNLLISLFAAVVAIAALVYLRVALSQTLKDPQDITRRLGLPVLGTIPRIQGASIADSLLERSSEITEAYKSARTNLTFLTPEGAPKSIMLTSSVPSEGKSISSFALASSFAQLGKKTLLIDADLRNSRMVDLVGAAAAEGGGLTSLLTGASDSVGSETVKVEGHDFDFLPHGQTPPNPVELLASPRFKEILTLAKGQYDHVIIDSAPMLSLADAIELSRVVDGVVYVVEFDRMKLRAIENALGRIQATGAKVFGAIVTKLDDKGAAYGYGYGYGYGYGYGATEEK, encoded by the coding sequence ATGTCCGACAATCAGATTTCCGACGCAGGCGCATCTCAGAACGCCGGATATGTTGAGCAGGCGAGCGATCGCTTCCACCTTGATCTCGAGCGTTACTGGGTTGAGGCACGGGCGGTAAAATTCTGGATTGCGGGCATTATTGCGCTCGCGGTCTTGGCGGGCGTTGTCGCCACAATGCTCTCGACCGAATTGTTTCGCGCGAGCGCACGGATCGAAATCCAGCAAGAAGTTGATAATACGACCGGTGTTGATCCGTTGGACCGCCGGTCGCGCGGATCCGAGTTGACCTATCTCAACACCCAGTATGAGCTACTCGAATCGCGCTTTATGGCGACGCGGGTGATTGAGGCCGGTAATCTGAGCCGCGACGAAGAATTTCTGGACGCGTTCAACCTCCAAAACGCGCAGGAGATTTCTGATCGTCGGCTGACCGGGTTGCTGATCTCGAATGTCAGTATTTCGCCGATCATTCAGTCGAACCTTGTCGACATCCGTTTCTCCAGCTCGTCGCCTGCGGTTTCAGCCAAACTATCGAATCTTTGGGCACAGGAATTCATCGCCGCAAATTACGAAAAACGGTTCGGTGCGAATATTGAAGCACGCGAATATTTGAACACGCAAATCTCAGAATTGCGCGAAAAACTTGCCGATTCCGAAGCGGAATTGATCCAGTATGCGAATGCCAATGAAATCCTAATTCTGGAATCAACTGGCGGCGAAGCGGGCTCTGAAAGCGCGAGTCAGACGTTGATCGCCAACGATCTGGAGGCCCTCAACACTGCGCTTGCTGCTGCGGTTTCCAACAGGATTGAGGCACGTGCTGCTTCCCTGTCAAATGACTTCCCGAATGATGATCCCCGCGCTGAGTTGCGGAGCGATCTGATCAAGGCCGAGTCCGAATTGGCTCAACTCGAACAGAATTTTGGTCCGCGCTATCCAGAGTTGATCGAAAAGAAAACTCAGGTTGAATCGCTCCGCTCGGCTATTTCGCGTGAGACCTCTTCAGTGTTGCGGACTGCTGAAGTGCGCGAGCGCGATCTGCGCGCCAGGTTTGAAGCGGCCAAGTCCCGCTTTCTGAACCAGCAAGGACAGAGCATCAATTACGGTATTCTCAAACGCGAAGTCGATACGAACCGTGAGCTTTACGATGCGCTCTTGCAGCGGTTCAAAGGGCTTGAGGCATCAGGCGCTGGCCAAAACAATATTACGTTGATCGACAGCGCATCACCACCGAGTGCGCCTTATGCTCCATCACTCGCCAGCAATCTCCTAATTTCGCTGTTCGCTGCAGTGGTGGCCATTGCCGCATTGGTTTACCTCCGTGTGGCGCTTAGTCAGACCCTCAAAGATCCACAGGATATTACACGCCGTCTCGGTCTTCCTGTGCTTGGCACGATCCCGAGGATTCAGGGGGCCTCCATTGCGGATAGCCTGCTTGAGCGGTCTTCCGAGATCACGGAAGCTTACAAATCTGCGCGTACGAACCTTACCTTCCTCACTCCGGAAGGTGCGCCGAAATCGATTATGCTCACGTCTTCTGTACCGTCCGAAGGTAAGTCGATTTCGTCTTTCGCATTGGCTTCTAGCTTCGCCCAACTCGGCAAGAAAACCCTGCTCATTGATGCCGATTTGCGCAATTCGCGTATGGTCGATCTTGTCGGAGCCGCGGCTGCGGAAGGTGGAGGACTTACCTCTCTACTCACTGGCGCGAGCGACAGTGTGGGGTCCGAAACAGTCAAGGTCGAAGGGCATGACTTTGACTTCTTGCCGCATGGCCAGACACCGCCAAATCCTGTGGAATTGCTCGCAAGCCCTCGCTTCAAAGAGATTCTGACGCTTGCCAAAGGGCAATACGATCATGTGATCATCGATAGCGCGCCGATGCTCTCGCTCGCTGATGCGATTGAATTGTCGCGCGTCGTGGACGGCGTTGTTTATGTTGTCGAGTTCGATCGAATGAAACTGCGCGCTATCGAGAATGCGCTCGGCAGAATTCAAGCGACCGGTGCAAAGGTCTTTGGTGCGATTGTGACCAAGCTGGACGATAAGGGCGCGGCCTATGGTTATGGGTACGGCTATGGCTATGGCTACGGTTATGGCGCCACCGAAGAAAAGTAG
- a CDS encoding O-antigen ligase family protein, which yields MSHQATSRHGTNRPSAEAVHVIVWLALFAGLVTFLGGSSRFDAVQAAALRPLAALFLIPALYWYSKQKLDAARAPMVLLGLTALWTAIQLIPLPPSIWHLLPGRAAIVELDALHGLEATWRPISFVPMRGWNALMGMIVPVSAGLLAVALRPRLRTLFLVIVGIGVVDALLGLLQIIGDPQGPLYFYTFTNGGAPVGIFANENHSGVFSAITLLVIARIGLSARKPDRASVLNIALAIAFLLVTLAVLVSGSRAAFGLGAAAYAATALMAWLWLKRPELVGQTSGPAAMIVRYPRASIIVGLAVAAGLLFGLMQFERAPGVVDALNQNAFEDLRWRIGYILGSMISTHWLFGTGFGSWDAVYQIYEPTTFMGPAYVNQAHNDWAQLIIEGGVPAVLLLLALGRWIASRIRRLFAKRPSALARCVFWLSILAIAAAASLVDYPLRTPIFQLVAIWLVIALAFDARDNKVSSLPN from the coding sequence ATGAGCCATCAGGCAACATCCCGGCACGGCACAAACCGGCCAAGCGCTGAAGCGGTCCATGTTATCGTTTGGCTTGCGCTGTTCGCTGGCCTGGTGACATTCCTCGGCGGAAGCTCGCGTTTCGATGCGGTCCAGGCCGCTGCGTTGAGACCGCTGGCTGCGTTGTTCCTGATCCCTGCGCTGTACTGGTATTCAAAACAGAAATTGGATGCAGCGCGCGCGCCGATGGTGCTTCTGGGGCTTACGGCGCTCTGGACTGCGATCCAGTTGATACCGCTTCCCCCGTCGATCTGGCATTTATTGCCCGGACGCGCGGCCATTGTTGAGCTTGATGCGTTGCACGGCCTTGAAGCGACCTGGAGGCCCATATCGTTTGTGCCAATGCGCGGCTGGAATGCGCTTATGGGCATGATCGTGCCGGTTTCCGCCGGATTGCTTGCCGTGGCGCTGCGGCCGCGATTGCGCACCTTGTTTTTGGTCATTGTCGGCATCGGTGTGGTGGATGCGCTGCTCGGTTTGTTGCAAATTATCGGCGACCCGCAGGGGCCGCTCTACTTCTACACCTTTACTAATGGCGGAGCGCCTGTCGGCATTTTTGCCAATGAGAACCATTCCGGGGTGTTTTCGGCGATCACACTTTTGGTGATCGCGCGTATTGGTTTGAGCGCGCGTAAGCCGGATCGCGCCAGTGTTCTCAACATAGCCCTTGCCATCGCGTTCTTGCTTGTCACGCTCGCAGTCTTGGTCAGCGGCTCTCGCGCGGCATTTGGCCTTGGCGCTGCAGCCTATGCTGCGACCGCCTTAATGGCTTGGCTCTGGCTTAAGCGCCCGGAACTGGTTGGCCAAACATCGGGGCCAGCCGCCATGATCGTTCGCTATCCCCGCGCAAGCATTATTGTCGGGTTGGCGGTGGCGGCTGGATTGCTGTTTGGCCTGATGCAGTTCGAACGCGCTCCGGGTGTCGTCGACGCCTTGAACCAGAATGCCTTTGAAGATTTGCGTTGGCGTATCGGATATATTCTTGGGAGCATGATCTCTACCCATTGGCTGTTTGGAACGGGTTTCGGATCATGGGATGCCGTCTACCAGATTTACGAGCCGACGACGTTTATGGGCCCTGCCTATGTGAATCAGGCGCACAATGACTGGGCACAGCTCATCATCGAAGGCGGCGTACCGGCTGTATTGCTGCTGCTCGCACTGGGGCGGTGGATCGCGTCCAGAATCCGGCGATTGTTTGCAAAGCGGCCATCCGCACTGGCTCGCTGTGTGTTCTGGCTTTCCATTCTTGCGATTGCAGCGGCGGCTTCTCTCGTCGATTATCCGCTTCGGACACCAATTTTCCAATTGGTCGCGATCTGGCTGGTTATTGCGTTGGCTTTCGATGCACGTGACAACAAGGTGTCGTCGCTCCCAAATTAA
- a CDS encoding UDP-glucose/GDP-mannose dehydrogenase family protein: MKIAMVGSGYVGLVSGACFADFGHDVVCIDKDQSKIDRLHDGIMPIYEPGLDTLVESNVKAGRLSFTTSLAEGIKDASAIFIAVGTPSRRGDGHADLSFVYAVAKEVGESLANDAVVVTKSTVPVGTGDEVERIIAETGTKHQVAVVSNPEFLREGAAIDDFKHPDRIVIGAESEFGETVMREVYRPLFLNESPILFTSRRTSELIKYAANAFLATKITFINEMADLCEKVGANVQDVSRGIGMDGRIGAKFLHAGPGYGGSCFPKDTLALLKTAEDYDSPTRIIEAVVNVNESRKRAMGRKVLDALGGAEKARGKKAALLGLTFKPNTDDMRDSPAIAVAQTLTDAGVEVAAYDPEGMELAQPLMPDVTMCGDPYEAIKGADATVIVTEWDAFRALDLAKVKATAKAPVLVDLRNIYTPDDVRAAGFEYSSVGRA; the protein is encoded by the coding sequence ATGAAGATTGCAATGGTTGGCTCGGGCTATGTGGGCCTCGTCTCTGGAGCATGTTTTGCCGATTTTGGTCACGATGTGGTTTGCATCGATAAAGATCAAAGCAAGATCGATCGTCTGCATGACGGGATTATGCCCATCTATGAGCCGGGCCTCGACACGCTGGTTGAAAGCAATGTGAAGGCAGGACGCCTGTCATTCACCACGTCGCTTGCCGAAGGGATCAAGGATGCATCTGCCATCTTTATCGCGGTTGGCACACCAAGCCGCCGCGGTGATGGGCACGCTGACCTTTCCTTCGTCTATGCTGTTGCCAAAGAAGTCGGCGAAAGTCTGGCGAATGATGCGGTTGTTGTGACCAAATCGACCGTTCCTGTTGGCACAGGCGATGAGGTTGAGCGGATCATTGCTGAAACCGGCACCAAGCATCAGGTCGCCGTCGTATCGAACCCTGAATTCCTGCGCGAAGGCGCAGCGATTGACGATTTCAAGCACCCAGACCGGATTGTGATCGGTGCAGAGAGCGAATTTGGCGAAACCGTGATGCGCGAAGTGTATCGCCCGCTGTTCCTCAACGAATCGCCGATCCTGTTCACCAGCCGCCGCACTAGCGAGCTGATCAAATACGCAGCCAACGCCTTTCTCGCGACCAAGATCACTTTCATCAACGAAATGGCTGATCTGTGCGAGAAAGTCGGCGCGAATGTTCAGGACGTGAGCCGCGGTATCGGCATGGATGGCCGTATCGGCGCGAAATTCCTCCACGCGGGCCCGGGCTATGGCGGATCGTGCTTCCCGAAAGATACGCTTGCGCTGCTCAAGACTGCCGAGGACTATGACAGCCCGACGCGGATCATCGAAGCAGTCGTCAACGTCAATGAAAGCCGTAAGCGTGCGATGGGCCGCAAGGTTCTTGATGCGCTGGGCGGTGCAGAAAAGGCGCGCGGCAAAAAAGCGGCGCTGCTTGGCCTGACGTTCAAACCGAACACGGATGATATGCGCGACAGCCCGGCGATTGCCGTGGCGCAGACGCTGACTGATGCCGGCGTCGAGGTTGCCGCCTATGATCCGGAAGGCATGGAGCTGGCTCAGCCGCTGATGCCTGACGTCACGATGTGCGGCGATCCATACGAAGCGATCAAGGGTGCCGACGCAACTGTTATCGTGACCGAGTGGGACGCATTCCGCGCGCTTGATCTTGCGAAAGTCAAAGCGACTGCGAAGGCACCTGTGCTTGTCGACTTGCGCAATATCTACACCCCTGATGATGTACGGGCCGCAGGCTTCGAATATTCGTCAGTCGGCCGGGCCTGA
- a CDS encoding putative colanic acid biosynthesis acetyltransferase, with protein MTTDITTNRTAQKWSRRAQIGRVLWLFATPFFRLSPRPLWGWRRMLLRMFGAKIGDNAHIYPSTRITIPWNLDVGPQAAVGDHAILYALGPIRIGARATISQYAHLCAGTHDWRDPAMPLIKTPLVVEDDAWVCADAFVGPGVTIGQKAILGARAVAMNDVAPDTIVGGNPAREIGKREG; from the coding sequence ATGACGACCGATATTACCACGAACCGAACCGCTCAGAAATGGAGCCGACGCGCGCAGATCGGGCGCGTGCTTTGGCTGTTTGCGACGCCATTTTTCCGGCTAAGCCCTCGCCCATTATGGGGTTGGCGGCGCATGCTGTTGCGGATGTTCGGGGCGAAGATTGGCGATAACGCCCACATTTATCCAAGCACTCGCATCACAATCCCCTGGAATTTGGATGTTGGACCGCAGGCCGCGGTTGGTGATCATGCGATCCTCTATGCGCTCGGCCCAATCCGAATTGGAGCGCGCGCCACAATCTCACAATATGCGCACCTGTGCGCGGGAACGCATGACTGGCGTGATCCGGCCATGCCATTGATCAAGACACCGCTGGTTGTTGAGGATGATGCATGGGTATGCGCGGATGCGTTCGTTGGCCCCGGAGTGACGATCGGCCAAAAGGCAATACTCGGAGCAAGAGCAGTGGCCATGAATGATGTTGCGCCGGATACGATTGTCGGCGGCAATCCCGCCCGAGAAATCGGCAAGCGCGAAGGCTAG
- the fabI gene encoding enoyl-ACP reductase FabI, with product MSESVAKLMAGKRGLIMGLANDKSLAWGIAKQLAEHGAELAFSYQGDALAKRVKPLAEQLGSDFCFECDVSDMNSLDSAFDTLKERWDTLDFVVHAIGFSDKSELRGKYVDTSLDNFLMTMNISAYSLVAVTKRAAEMMPESGGSILTLTYYGAEKVVPHYNVMGVAKAALETSVKYLANDLGPRNIRVNAISAGPVKTLAASGIGDFRYILKWNELNAPLRRNITIDDVGGSGLYFLSDLSSGVTGETHHVDGGYHIVGMKQEDAPDIALG from the coding sequence ATGAGCGAGTCAGTAGCAAAATTGATGGCCGGCAAACGTGGTCTCATCATGGGCTTGGCCAATGACAAATCGCTGGCCTGGGGCATTGCCAAGCAACTTGCCGAACATGGCGCCGAACTCGCATTTTCCTATCAGGGAGACGCACTGGCAAAGCGTGTGAAGCCGCTTGCCGAGCAGCTCGGCAGTGATTTCTGTTTTGAATGCGACGTATCGGACATGAATTCGCTGGATAGCGCGTTCGATACCCTCAAAGAGCGCTGGGATACGCTTGATTTCGTCGTCCATGCCATTGGCTTTTCCGACAAAAGCGAACTGCGCGGCAAGTATGTTGATACCAGCCTCGATAATTTCCTGATGACCATGAACATCTCTGCCTATTCGCTGGTCGCGGTGACAAAGCGGGCGGCCGAGATGATGCCTGAAAGCGGCGGGAGCATCCTGACGCTGACATATTACGGGGCGGAGAAGGTTGTTCCGCATTACAACGTGATGGGTGTCGCAAAAGCGGCTTTGGAAACCAGCGTCAAATATCTCGCCAATGATCTCGGCCCGCGCAATATCCGCGTCAATGCTATCAGCGCTGGGCCAGTGAAAACGCTGGCTGCCAGCGGTATTGGTGATTTCCGCTACATCCTGAAATGGAACGAACTCAACGCACCTTTGCGCAGAAACATCACAATCGATGATGTGGGCGGATCAGGCCTCTATTTCCTATCAGACCTATCGTCAGGCGTCACCGGAGAGACCCACCACGTCGATGGTGGCTATCACATTGTCGGGATGAAGCAGGAAGACGCGCCCGACATCGCTCTCGGATAA